A genomic stretch from Helianthus annuus cultivar XRQ/B chromosome 1, HanXRQr2.0-SUNRISE, whole genome shotgun sequence includes:
- the LOC118482766 gene encoding uncharacterized protein LOC118482766, giving the protein MADFVNLFGETLISKLEPDNPLYLHASDSTHLTVVNIKLKGTENYTVWANAMLLALRVKNKLGFVDGSIDKPVDDEVLAAQWERCNSVVLTWILNSVSEELYLGQVYSKFASEVWKDLKETYDKIDGSVVFNLYQKINGFSQNGLSVSEYYHKLNIMWKQLDQILQLPSCTCNASTSFNDFNQMIKLMQFLMGLDNVYQSVRTNLLTKESLPTVKEAFAIVSREESHRNSGSDKKSQTVGFVSKISQSDLTKKTNKVSNQSLKCSNCNKLGHTVDKCFEIIGYPSWMKPRGGQGKKAIASSSNTVSVVNDTSGSGVASLTAEQVSRLLSLLSDRTCETAGQSCNVSGFVNKENPGDW; this is encoded by the exons ATGGCTGATTTTGTTAATCTGTTTGGTGAAACTTTAATTAGCAAACTTGAACCTGATAATCCTTTGTATTTACATGCTAGTGATTCAACACATTTAACTGTTGTGAATATAAAACTAAAAGGTACCGAGAATTACACAGTTTGGGCAAATGCTATGCTTCTTGCTTTAAGAGTTAAAAATAAACTAGGTTTTGTAGATGGTTCTATTGATAAGCCTGTAGATGATGAAGTACTTGCTGCTCAATGGGAAAGATGTAATTCGGTTGTTTTAACCTGGATTTTAAATTCTGTGTCTGAGGAGTTATATTTGGGTCAAGTTTATTCAAAGTTTGCTTCTGAGGTGTGGAAAGATTTAAAGGAGACTTATGATAAAATTGATGGTTCTGTTGTGTTTAATCTGTATCAGAAGATTAATGGTTTTAGTCAAAATGGGTTGTCTGTGTCTGAGTATTATCATAAACTGAATATAATGTGGAAACAGTTGGATCAAATACTACAGTTGCCTTCCTGTACTTGTAATGCTTCAACTTCGTTTAATGATTTTAATCAAATGATCAAACTTATGCAGTTTTTAATGGGATTAGATAATGTTTACCAAAGTGTTAGAACTAATCTATTGACTAAAGAAAGTCTTCCTACCGTGAAAGAGGCATTTGCCATTGTTTCTAGAGAAGAATCTCATAGAAACTCTGGTAGTGATAAGAAAAGTCAAACTGTAGGTTTTGTTTCTAAAATTAGTCAATCTGATTTGACAAAGAAAACTAATAAAGTGTCTAATCAATCTTTAAAATGTTCTAACTGTAACAAGTTGGGTCATACCGTTGATAAATGTTTTGAAATTATCGGATATCCCTCCTGGATGAAGCCAAGGGGGGGACAAGGAAAGAAGGCAATTGCTAGTAGTAGTAATACTGTTAGTGTTGTGAATGATACTAGTGGATCTGGTGTTGCATCCTTAACTGCTGAACAAGTGTCTAGGTTGTTGAGTTTGTTATCTGATAGAACTTGTGAGACTGCTGGTCAGAGCTGCAATGTGTCAG GATTTGTTAACAAAGAAAATCCTGGTGACTGGTAG